The Primulina eburnea isolate SZY01 chromosome 6, ASM2296580v1, whole genome shotgun sequence genome contains a region encoding:
- the LOC140835467 gene encoding nuclear transcription factor Y subunit B-4-like, translating into MRSVLPENAKIADDAKETVQECASEFIDHITREANAICNRDHRKTITPEDLLYAMDTAKFHEYAETLTHFLRRQREEDLARNFMRDRPLVWPNAVEAVQAQDQALAQQAVDPGPQGGLTCPMNDDFYTPNLGEGPSSGPPMNAGADFPLEEFDVYQTFK; encoded by the coding sequence ATGCGTAGCGTGCTGCCAGAAAACGCGAAGATCGCGGACGACGCTAAAGAGACCGTTCAAGAATGTGCGTCGGAGTTCATCGACCACATCACTCGTGAGGCCAACGCGATATGTAACCGAGACCATCGGAAGACCATCACTCCTGAGGATTTGCTTTATGCCATGGATACGGCCAAGTTCCATGAGTATGCAGAAACTCTGACTCATTTCTTGAGGAGGCAGAGGGAGGAAGACCTGGCGCGCAACTTTATGCGTGACAGGCCTTTGGTTTGGCCCAATGCCGTCGAAGCTGTCCAGGCTCAAGACCAAGCACTGGCCCAGCAAGCTGTGGATCCTGGGCCTCAGGGTGGGCTAACCTGTCCAATGAATGATGACTTTTATACGCCCAACTTGGGTGAAGGACCATCCAGTGGCCCACCGATGAATGCTGGTGCTGACTTTCCATTGGAGGAGTTTGATGTCTACCAGACGTTTAAATGA